AAAgtattttatgagaaattttaagaatcttgtaatatttcaggagtcatacataataaattctaagaaaaactaaattttcttagtttttccgaaaagtgttccaattcatatatttcatataaaaattttgaaataagtttttattaggATATAGGAAACATctgaagattttaattaagatatttatatagatgAAATTTTACCATGTGTTTCAATATTAACTataatgttttcattttttatacatgcaACGTTGTACAGACTTTATTCTATATGGGATAACATTAATTGCACCTTTTGtcctttatttttgttattaaaattattttttaggcACCAGCTGCATTTGGACTTGTATCATTTCTTCTTCATGAAGGTGTagataaaaaaaggataagcaggcatttattaattttttctcttgcgGCACCATGTCTTGCACTTGTGACATATTTTGGTATTGGAAAAGtaagtaatgtaaaatataagcaTTTTTATAGAAGGTATTCAAaatctatacatatattacagtaatactggaaattcaaaatataatatattaatataaaattgtgcatTTGAACAAGCATTGAGTAAACATTTGAAtaactgttaatttttttcaatatttctgttgttaataaaaactactcaaaattcaattctttaagataagttgaaataaaaaaagcaattgaactgcaatttttatagatacatttattaatttttgtaaatgttattttattatcgcaGACTCATTATTTAGTGGTGTTGAATTGGAGGACTGTAGAATTCTTCTgcagaaataattaagaatatttgaaatataaacatcaacataaaaaatttctttatttatatgaatttacCCAGTAGTTTATGAATCAATAGCTCAATTAATCACTGTTGCAAAGATTTAAAGTCTCCATTTTAATGGTATTTATATGTGATCCTTTGAATAGATcagatctacaataggtaTAGTATAAATCTTAagccataaaaaaattaataaattgcatttaattattcttctcacatAAACCATGATTAGTCAATTCCTTATGGTTTAAAGCTCGCTACACCTGTAGTAAGCTTTAAACCATAAGGTTTTGTAGATCTGGCCATGCTttttgaagataaaaaatatactctataaacattaataaatttttctacagaAGTTGCACTTTAATtgcttcaatattttttttctaagaaatTCTTACAAATAATACTTCTTGGACACAACAAAATAGAATAACGCCATAATagtttacaagatattttatactttattaaaatatattaaaaaataagatataaaatatctcgtaaactattgattttttgataactttaactttaagtCTTACTcttatataactaaaaaattattctatatatataatttgattttttttaatgacgaCTCTTATGTGACCCACAACATTGAGTTTTTGGAGAGTTTATCTTAccatttatcattatttgtcttttacacacacacacacacacatacacacatacatacacgcgcgcgcgcatgaaCGCatgcacaaaaaaatatatatatatataacttgtatGAACGTTTTTCAAACACACATATGTGTACGCGTACACAgagtgttttaaatattttaatttaatacatagtcttttataatttttatattttacattattttttataggttttttatttcttataatataaaaatcgattttaaaattttttaattataacttttgttttaatgCAGGAAGGAAAAGAAACGCTGAGCAGTGTCAATGCAACTGGTTTAGCTATGTTGTTTAGTGCTGGAACATTTCTTTATGTATCCACTGTCCATGTTTTGCCAGAATTGATGACAAGAAATAGTAATTACTCACATGTGCCAAGTGTCGAGGGTACGACACTCTCTGCAACTGGACTTaaagttaaagaaatattattcttagTAATAGGCTCATTTTTACCTGCTTTAATAACAACTGGACATCATCATTGACTAAATGAAGTATTATATGAAGATATTAGTATGTatgaatgaaattttttattctaatttgaGAAATTCCAtctttaagataatttttataattttaaaatttaaaaagttgttatattgtattatattgtatgtacatGAAGATCTATATATTGGAGAAAAACGAGAATCAGCAGATGTGTATTTcttaacacaattaaaaaatattttttttactaaatttaatcataaatttgattattaaatattgataatttttattcaaaacacTTGCAGATTATTACAgctaaatatgaagaaatctgTTATATTggttatttctttatatagtAAAGGCACCAAATTTGGGATAGTTTCTTAAATTGAAACCCCCTCATTtcttggaaattaaatattgcatcATACgaatagcaataaaaatatgatctgcttagttaattaaagaaataaaaacctatatttcatatattcatATCATTATCTACATGAAATTTGCTAAAAATGAAATCGTCAAAGCGAGGATTGTATTTGCACGATTATGCCTTTTAGGCAAGCCTAACGAAATAACATTGAATCTGTAGGACTATGTAATTCAGAtaagatttataaatcaacaaaatataacattaatacttcTATCGTATACGGATTTCCAAATTAGGTGCCCATTTCGTCAGATGCCCTTTTTGACATGTGTCAAAacgaaaacaattattaaaaaaaaaaatgaaatatgaaacagtattataataatgactATACCATTTAATAGAAGATACTTTCTAATTTGTATTcatgttttcaaaattgttttttatctattatttaagaaatataatctaaaaacaaCGTAGTGTTCCCAATTCGGTGcctttcatatatataatacttatatattgcTAACGTCGAGTTTATTCCATAGGAGGAGTGGGTGAAATCAAAGAAAGATAGAGATAATGAAAATCATATACCTGCGTCGTTGTGCGCAAGCGTGACACATGTTAGTAGACGCGCGCGGAGCGCGCGGTAGCGGGAGCGATTTTTACGCGTGCGCAAAACTGTCAAAGTACATCAAGTCGTACCGTAAtgtttttttcctcttccGAGCCCAATTGGCAATATATgagtattacatatatggtGCCTTTCgtctataacttttttaaaaattttttaataaaaacgtacGCCAGATATATTCAcgttatattcttaaaaacatatttttgaaaaagaaaaagataaatttaattattaaaaaagattaattcaaTTACGCAAGTATTACATTGATTTATTTGTtgaaaacacatttaaaaaaatattatatatataatatttaactcttAGTAATCACCATAGACATAGTATGAATAGACGGAGCCATTGCCTTCCCCTTCCCATGGAGAACTGACCCCTGCGAACAATGGGAACGAGATAGACATATGAAGTGTCCTTCACTCTCTTCGTCTTTTTGCGCATGCGCAATACAATACTGATGCTAAGCATATGTCTGATGTTAAGTTCAAacatgaaaattttacttttttttaagtgagttgagaaagagaaaaccTTCTTGGCAaccgaaaaaaaatgttttcatttgTAAACAACATTTCGACGCTTTATCATATTACGCATGcgcgaaaagagaaagagagtggaGGACACTTCATATATGTGTCTCGCTCCCATTATTTGCAGGCGTCAGTTGTAGTGACGTCATGCTCCGTCTATTCATACTATGgatgcgttcggggagacgccattagcgctaccagcatcagtccatcttcattactcattaaaagaaaaaggataaactgatgttgatagcgctaatagtgtctccccgaacgcatcctatggctgcgtttcgatattcactgccagtactgaaaatctatagtttacgtcacatacactgtagaatttcagtactgacagtgaatatcgaaacgcagcctTATGTCTATGGTAATCACCCAGGGTCTATTTGACcccaataaattttcacatCGATATTACGAGTACTAAATTCTCAAAAGCGTGACCTGTAGCACCATTTGCTGATGGTTTGAGGCTTAAGCGTGATCTACAATACATGGAGTAAGCGTGGAGTAAGAAGTAACAGTAGACgtaagcaaaataaattaattttattttctactcTTACACTCTTACTCCATCTTTTACGCTTACGCTCGGCCATTAAAGCGCAGAAATAGCTGCGA
This sequence is a window from Monomorium pharaonis isolate MP-MQ-018 chromosome 3, ASM1337386v2, whole genome shotgun sequence. Protein-coding genes within it:
- the LOC105832596 gene encoding zinc transporter ZIP9 isoform X2, with product MLLIDQCSARKSDGRHKSVTATLGLVVHAAIDGIALGAAATTSQADVEVIVFLAIMLHKAPAAFGLVSFLLHEGVDKKRISRHLLIFSLAAPCLALVTYFGIGKEGKETLSSVNATGLAMLFSAGTFLYVSTVHVLPELMTRNSNYSHVPSVEGTTLSATGLKVKEILFLVIGSFLPALITTGHHH